A stretch of the Vitis riparia cultivar Riparia Gloire de Montpellier isolate 1030 chromosome 13, EGFV_Vit.rip_1.0, whole genome shotgun sequence genome encodes the following:
- the LOC117929020 gene encoding putative disease resistance RPP13-like protein 1: protein MFVAEAVGSSFLGVLIDKLIASPLLEYARRKKVDTTLEEWRRTLTHIEAVLHDAENKQIREKAVKVWLDDLKSLAYDIEDVVDEFDTEAKQRSLTEGPQATTSKVRKLIPTFGALDPRALSFNKKMGEKIKKITRELDAIAKRRLDLHLREGVGGVSFGIEERLPTTSLVDESRIHGRDADKEKIIELMLSDEATQVDKVSVISIVGMGGIGKTTLAQIIYNDGRVENRFEKRVWVCVSDDFDVVGMTKAILESITNRPCEFKTLESLQEKLKNEMKEKRFFLVLDDVWNENLNHWDVLQAPFYVGAQGSVVLVTTRNENVASIMRTRPSYQLGQLTDEQCWLLFSQQAFKNLNSDACQNLESIGRKIAKKCKGLPLAVKTLAGLLRSKQDSTAWNEVLNNDVWDLPNEQNSIFPALNLSYYYLPTTLKRCFAYCSIFPKDYVFEKEKLVLLWMAEGFLDGSKRGETIEEFGSMCFDNLLSRSFFQRYHNNDSQFVMHDLIHDVAQFTSGKFCFRLVGEQENQIQIYKEIRHSSYIWQYYNVFKKVKSFLDIYSLRTFLALPPYSDVDPKIYLSKEVSHCLLSTLRCLRVLSLSHYDIKELPHSIENLKHLRYLDLSHTRIRTLPKSITTLFNLQTLMLSECRFLVDLPTKMRRLINLRHLKIDGTQLERMPMEMSRMKNLRTLTTFVVGKHTRSRVGELRDLSRLSGTLAILKLQNVADARDALESNMKGKECLDKLELNWEDDNAIAGDSHDAASVLEKLQPHSNLKELSIGCYYGAKFPSWLGEPSFINMVCLQLSNCKNCASLPPLGQLRSLQNLSIVKNDVLQKVGQEFYGNGPSSFKPFGSLQTLVFKEISVWEEWDCLGVEGGEFPHLNELRIESCPKLKGDLPKHLPVLTSLVILECGQLVCQLPEAPSIQKLDLKECDEVVLRSVVHLPSITELEVSNICSIQVELPAILLKLTSLRKLVIKKCQSLSSFPEMGLPPMLETLRIEKCHILETLPEGMTQNNTSLQSLCIEDCDSLTSLPIISPLKSLEIKQCRKVELPLPEEATHNYYPWLTYLYIDASCDSLTSFPLAFFTKLEILEFWNCENLESFYIPDGLRNMDLTSLRRINIWNCPNLVSFPQGGLPASNLRYLLIDNCKKLKSLPQRMHTLLTSLEMLEIFKCPEIVSFPEGGLPTNLSSLDICKCYKLMESRKEWGLQTLPSLRYLIINGGTVEGLESFSEEWLLLPSTLFSLSIWSFPDLKSLDNLGLENLTSLERLYIGECVKLKSFPKQGLPASLSVLDIRRCPVLKKRCQRDKGKEWRKIAHIPYIVMDYEVMD from the coding sequence ATGTTTGTGGCTGAGGCAGTTGGATCTTCCTTCCTTGGTGTGTTGATTGACAAGTTGATCGCCTCCCCGCTGTTAGAGTACGCTCGCCGGAAAAAAGTTGACACAACACTCGAAGAATGGAGGAGGACGTTGACCCATATTGAAGCAGTGCTGCATGATGCTGAGAACAAGCAGATCAGGGAGAAAGCAGTGAAAGTTTGGCTGGATGACCTCAAATCTTTGGCTTATGACATTGAAGATGTGGTGGATGAGTTTGATACtgaagccaagcaaaggagttTGACAGAAGGCCCTCAAGCCACCACAAGCAAGGTACGCAAGCTCATCCCAACTTTTGGTGCTTTGGATCCTAGAGCTCTGTCATTTAACAAAAAGATGggtgaaaaaataaagaaaatcacaAGGGAGTTAGATGCGATTGCCAAACGGAGACTTGACCTTCATCTGAGGGAGGGTGTTGGAGGGGTGTCGTTTGGAATTGAAGAAAGGCTACCGACTACTTCTTTAGTAGATGAGTCTCGTATTCATGGTAGGGATGCTGACAAGGAGAAGATCATTGAATTGATGCTGTCAGATGAAGCAACCCAGGTCGATAAAGTTTCTGTCATTTCCATAGTCGGCATGGGCGGGATTGGCAAGACAACCCTCGCTCAGATCATCTACAATGACGGCAGGGTGGAGAATCGTTTTGAAAAGAGAGTTTGGGTTTGTGTTTCGGATGATTTTGATGTTGTAGGGATGACTAAAGCAATTCTCGAGTCCATCACAAATCGTCCATGTGAATTTAAAACCTTGGAATCGCttcaagaaaaattgaagaatgaAATGAAGGAGAAAAGATTTTTCCTTGTTCTAGATGACGTATGGAACGAGAATCTCAACCATTGGGATGTCCTACAAGCTCCTTTTTATGTCGGAGCACAAGGCAGCGTGGTCTTAGTAACAACTCGCAATGAGAATGTGGCATCAATTATGCGAACAAGGCCTTCTTATCAGCTTGGTCAACTAACTGATGAACAATGTTGGTTATTGTTCTCACAGCAGGCCTTCAAAAATCTAAATTCAGATGCATGCCAAAACTTGGAATCGATTGGTAGGAAGATagcaaaaaaatgcaaaggtTTGCCTTTGGCGGTGAAGACTCTTGCAGGTTTATTACGCTCTAAACAGGATAGCACTGCTTGGAATGAAGTGTTAAACAATGATGTATGGGATTTGCCAAATGAGCAAAATAGTATTTTTCCCGCTTTGAATTTGAGTTATTATTATCTCCCTACGACATTAAAGCGATGTTTTGCATACTGTTCCATATTCCCCAAGGACTATGTGTTTGAAAAGGAGAAGTTAGTATTGTTATGGATGGCTGAAGGCTTCTTAGATGGCTCCAAAAGAGGGGAAACTATAGAAGAGTTTGGTAGCATGTGTTTCGATAATCTATTGTCAAGGTCGTTCTTTCAAAGATACCATAACAATGATTCTCAATTTGTGATGCATGATCTGATTCATGATGTGGCACAATTTACATcaggaaaattttgttttagattGGTGGGCgaacaagaaaatcaaattcaaatttataagGAGATTCGACATTCTTCGTACATTTGGCAATATTACAATGTCTTCAAGAAAGTTAAATCATTTCTTGACATCTATAGTCTACGGACCTTCCTAGCACTGCCTCCTTATTCTGATGTTGATCCTAAAATCTATTTAAGCAAGGAGGTCTCACATTGTTTGTTGTCAACATTGAGGTGTTTGCGGGTTTTGTCTTTGAGTCACTATGACATTAAAGAATTGCCCCActcaattgaaaatttgaaacaccTACGCTATCTGGACCTCTCTCATACTCGAATTAGAACACTACCTAAATCAATAACTACTCTTTTCAACTTGCAGACGTTGATGCTATCAGAGTGTAGATTTCTTGTTGATTTGCCAACAAAAATGCGAAGACTAATCAACTTGCGTCATCTCAAAATTGATGGGACTCAGCTAGAAAGGATGCCTATGGAAATGAGTAGAATGAAAAATCTTCGAACGTTGACTACTTTTGTTGTTGGTAAGCATACAAGATCAAGAGTTGGGGAATTGAGGGACCTTTCACGCCTTAGTGGTACACTTGCCATTTTGAAGTTGCAAAATGTGGCGGATGCTAGAGATGCGTTGGAGAGTAATATGAAGGGTAAGGAGTGCCTTGACAAGTTAGAATTGAATTGGGAAGATGATAATGCAATTGCCGGTGATTCACATGATGCAGCAAGTGTGCTGGAAAAGCTGCAGCCTCATAGCAACCTGAAAGAACTCTCCATTGGATGCTACTATGGTGCAAAATTTCCAAGCTGGTTAGGGGAACCTTCATTCATCAACATGGTGTGTCTACAACTCTCTAACTGTAAAAATTGTGCATCCTTGCCACCTCTTGGACAGCTACGGTCTCTCCAGAACCTCTCCATTGTGAAGAATGATGTTCTGCAAAAGGTGGGGCAGGAGTTTTATGGGAATGGGCCCTCTTCATTTAAGCCATTTGGAAGCCTGCAGACTCTGGTGTTCAAGGAGATATCAGTGTGGGAGGAATGGGATTGTCTTGGAGTGGAAGGGGGGGAGTTCCCTCATCTCAATGAGCTCCGTATTGAGAGTTGTCCAAAGCTGAAAGGGGATTTGCCCAAGCACCTTCCCGTTTTAACAAGTCTGGTAATTTTAGAATGTGGGCAATTGGTGTGTCAGCTTCCAGAGGCACCGTCCATTCAGAAACTGGATTTAAAAGAATGTGATGAGGTAGTGTTGAGAAGTGTTGTCCACCTGCCTTCAATAACCGAGTTGGAAGTGAGTAATATTTGTTCCATACAAGTGGAATTGCCAGCGATTTTGCTTAAGCTCACATCTCTCCGGAAGTTGGTTATCAAGAAATGTCAGAGTCTTTCCTCTTTTCCAGAGATGGGGCTGCCCCCCATGCTTGAAACCCTTCGAATAGAAAAGTGCCACATTCTAGAGACCCTACCAGAGGGAATGACTCAAAATAATACCAGTCTCCAGAGCTTGTGCATAGAAGATTGTGATTCTCTTACATCTTTGCCCATCATCTCTCCATTGAAATCACTTGAAATCAAGCAGTGTCGGAAAGTAGAGTTACCCCTTCCTGAGGAGGCCACGCACAACTATTACCCTTGGCTTACCTATTTATATATAGATGCAAGTTGTGATTCTCTCACGTCCTTTCCATTAGCCTTCTTCACAAAGCttgaaattcttgaattttggaattgtgaAAATCTGGAGTCCTTTTACATTCCAGATGGACTTCGCAACATGGATCTCACATCTCTCCGAAGAATCAACATCTGGAATTGCCCGAATCTGGTGTCTTTTCCACAAGGAGGATTGCCAGCTTCCAACCTGAGATACCTTTTGATCGACAATTGCAAGAAGCTTAAGTCACTGCCCCAACGGATGCACACCCTCCTTACATCGCTTGAAATGTTGGAGATATTTAAGTGTCCAGAAATTGTTTCATTTCCGGAAGGGGGTTTGCCGACTAATCTATCTTCACTTGATATATGTAAGTGCTACAAGCTTATGGAATCTCGGAAGGAATGGGGCTTACAAACACTTCCCTCCCTTAGATATTTGATCATCAATGGAGGTACAGTAGAAGGGTTGGAGTCATTTTCCGAGGAGTGGCTGCTGCTGCCCTCCACTCTCTTCTCTCTCAGTATTTGGAGTTTTCCAGATCTGAAATCCCTGGACAATCTGGGGCTTGAGAACCTCACATCTCTCGAACGCCTCTACATTGGTGAGTGCGTTAAGTTAAAGTCCTTTCCGAAACAGGGGCTGCCCGCCTCCCTCTCTGTTCTCGACATTCGTAGATGTCCTGTGCTGAAAAAACGGTGCCAAAGGGATAAAGGGAAAGAATGGCGCAAGATTGCTCATATCCCCTACATAGTTATGGATTACGAAGTCATGGACTGA